CGGATTCTATCGTTGCTCGCAATGAACATGTTATGCCACTTGTAAAAGATTTAAATTTAGAAGAAGAAATGGTATATAACGAAACGGGTATTTCTTACATATATTCTGATAATACTTTACATCCAATTCCTTCTGATACTATATTTGGGATACCGATGAGCGTCCAGTCATTATTTAGCAGTACGCTAGTATCAACGAAAGGGAAGATTGTTGCTTTAAAAGATTTCATAACGAAAAATAAAGAGTTTACGAAAGATACTTCACTTGCTGTATTTCTAGAAAGTTTTTTAGGGAAAGAGTTAGTGGAAAGACAAATCGCCCCAGTGCTTTCAGGTGTATATTCCGGTAAATTGAATGAACTTACTATGGCATCGACATTACCGTATTTACTGGATTATAAAAATAAATATGGAAGTATTATTAAAGGTTTTGAAGAGAATAAAAAACAGTTTCAATCAGTGGGGAACAAAAAGTTCGTATCATTTAAAGGTGGCCTATCTACGATTATTGACCGTTTAGAAGAAGTACTGACTGAGACAGTAGTTAAGAAAGGCGCTATAACGACAGCTGTAAGGAAACAAGGTGATCGCTATGAAATATCCTTTGCCAATCATGAATCAATCCAAGCTGATTATGTTGTTGTAGCAGCTCCGCATGATATCGCAGAAAATTTGTTGCAGTCTAATGAGTTAAATGAGCAGTTTCATACATTTAAAAACTCATCTCTTATAAGTATTTATTTAGGATTTGACATATTAGATGAACAATTACCGGCGGACGGTACAGGATTTATCGTAACGGAAAACAGTGATTTACATTGTGATGCTTGTACATGGACAAGCAGGAAGTGGAAACATACATCTGGAAAACAAAAGCTATTAGTACGAATGTTTTATAAAAGTACCAATCCAGTATATGAAACGATTAAAAATTATAGTGAAGAAGAATTAGTACGAGTTGCTTTATATGATATTGAAAAGAGTCTCGGAATTAAAGGTGAACCAGAAGTAGTTGAAGTTACAAATTGGAAAGATTTAATGCCGAAATATCATTTAGAACATAATCAAGCGGTTCAAACATTACAAGATAAAATGTCGGATTTTTATCCGAATGTATACTTAGCTGGTGCTTCATATTACGGTGTCGGAATTGGTGCGTGTATTGGAAATGGCAAGAACACTGCAAATGAAATAATTGCAACATTAAATGAACCGTCAAAATAGAATACATATATAAATAAAGCGTCCTTCCAATATTGGAGGGACGCTTTATTTATTTCACTTGAATGGAGATTTTTTTATTAGTTGTATTATTTTCAGTAATCGTTAATGTTATGTCCCCGGACTCTTTAAATGAATAGGAGGAGAGTTGATAAATTTCTTTTATACCGTGTTTCTCTTTTAATGTATTAGCAGGAAGTAACGTTATGTTCGGTTTCCATGATTCTTGTTTTCCTGAAGGATAGTTTACTATTATTTCTGGATTATTTAATTGCATTTGTTTCCAAGAAGCCAAATGTAGTTCAACTTCTGTATCTTTTTTTAGTAACTCTTCTGAGAAATATCCAAGCTCCCCAACATTACCGAAAACAGTAGAGTTTTGATTTTGTAGTGTGATATCTAAATGTTTAGGGTGATATGTTGCTGCGTGGTAGATTCCATAGGAAAGGGAAAGAGTTGCGGCGATTAAAATGGTGATTGAAAATGTTTTAAAGCTATTTCCTTTAAAACTAGTCATCATGAATGAGTTTGGAGCGAACTTTTTTGCGAATAAAAATATGAGTAATATGAGTAAGAGGGATAAACCGATGAATATATACATAGAAAATATACACCTCCATAACAAATTATGTTTTAACTATACTTTACCATAAATGTATGGGGGAGGGTGTTAATTTAGAAGGGAAAAGTGAGCAAGGAATCGAATTAATAAGACATATTATTAGGAGCGGAGTGATGGGAATAATACAATTAATTTTAAAACTAGAGAATACAGAGATAATCATAGTATTTTGATTGTCTCTTTATTTTTTCTAGTCCTATAAAAGTAAGAAGGGTTACTCTTAGTTCGTATTGAATTAAGAGAATAAGCTTCTCTTGAAATATTTGATTAATGGGACATTAAGGACTTTCCTAATTTAAAATATTTTTTCTGCTATAATGAATGAGTAGAAAGAAAGGAATGATTCTATGGCATTTCCTATATTAGAAACTGAACGTTTGCGTTTAGTTGAAATAGAACAATCTTATTGTCAAAAAATATATGAAATCTTTTCATTAGATGAGGTAACATGTTATTACGGTATGAATTCTTTTACGGAGTTTGGACAAGCTTCACGTATGATTGAATCTTTTTCAAAAAATTATTTCGAGAAAAAGGCGATACGATGGGGGATTGTATTAAAAGAAACAAATACTTTAGTAGGTACAATTGGGTTAAATAATTTACAACTATGGAGTAAACGATCTGAAATTGGATATGACTTACATCCTCGGTATTGGGGGAATGGTTATGCGTCAGAAGCGGCCAGGGAAATTATTCATTATGGATTTCAAGATTTAGGCTTATTTAGAATTGGAGCTATTACATACCCTGAAAATGTTACTTCTTGTAAAATGTTATCTAAAATAGGCTTTCATAAGGAAGGGTTATTACGTGGATATATTCATCAAGGAAATAAGCAACATGATGCACTGCTGTATTCTATAGTTCGAACGGATGTAGAAGAAATAAATTTATAACAAAAAACCCCTCTTTTAAAAGAGGGGTTAAGTAAAAGTTAACCTAACTTAGGTAATAAACGTTCTCCGCTTTTCATGCTACTTTTACATAAAGGGCATTTAGGCTCTTCTTCAAATGAAAAGTTCTTTCTCATCCATCCTAAACAATCCTCTGCTTCACATTCCCAAACAGGGGTTTGTTCTGGTGGTACTTCTGCTACATCGTTCTTTCGATTGCGATACATGTAACCACTCCTTTTATGTAAAAAATTTTAGTTATATATTAAAAAGGTTGTTAACCGTGCTGGTAACAACCTTTTTATTGTTTGAAATTATAGCTTTACAACGTTTTTAGCTTGAGGTCCACGGTTACCGTCTTCAACTTCGAAGCTAACTTCTTGACCTTCGTCAAGAGATTTGAAGCCGTCGCCAGTGATAGCTGAGAAGTGAACGAATACGTCGTTACCGCCTTCAACTTCGATGAAACCGAAACCTTTTTCGCTGTTAAACCATTTTACTTTACCTGTTAATGTCATGGTAATGCCTCCTAAAATTTAAAAAGATTACAATATGATCGGCCTTATTTGAATGAAAAATAAAAGTTCACATATTATCAAAAACCCATAAGGAGTATAAAATGTTCCTGATTGATACTTGATAATATGCAAAGAAAATATATTGTTAAATTGACCTTAATTACTATCTTACAACAAATGGTGGGAAATAGCAAGTGCTGGTAATACCCGTGAATAATCTTGGTGATAATAGTAAAACGCACAAAGTCATCTTTTTTATTTATATATTATGCCTAATTTGGTTTTAAGCTAAACAGAGAACATTTTTATTGAAAATTTGTATTAGAGAAACGATATATAGTATTGACATATTTTTTATGGAGGTGAGAATATTGCAATTTACTCAATTTAAAATAATTGAAGCAGCTAAAGAAGGAAGAAGAAAGGTTCATCCCGTATTCGCTGTTATACTTGCAATTGTATTTTTAACTTTAGGTGAATTGTTCATGTTATTTATGCTGTTTTTGCCGAAAGCAAAAACACTTTTAATGAAGGCAATTTATAGTGATATTGAGATGATATTGACGTTTGGCGGAGCTATATTTTTTGTTTTTTTATGGATTAGATTTGTAGAGAAAAGATCTATTTCATCCATTGGCTTTTGGAGAAACGAGTGGATTAGAAAATATTTGAAAGGTGCATTGTTAGGATTTGTTTTCATTTCAATACCAGTCCTGCTACTTTTAATAACAGGAAATGTACAACTAGAAATGCAAAGAATTACACCGACTGCCATACTTGGAATTGCAGGATCTTTAGTTGCTTTTTTAATACAAGGCGCAACAGAAGAAATCGTTGTTCGAGGCTGGTTATTTCCAGTCCTTTCTGTTAGAAGCCGTATATGGATCGGGATTGTTGTTACTTCTTTTTTATTTGGTTTTCTTCATTTACTAAATCCAGGTATTACAATTCTTTCAATATCGAATATAATATTAGTTGGTGTATTTGCAGCTTTTTACGTTTTGAAAGACAGTAGTCTTTGGGGGATATGTGCATGGCATTCCATTTGGAATTGGGCACAGTATAACGTATTTGGTTTTGCAGTTAGTGGAATGGCAATGTATTCTACACCACTTTTTAAACCTGTCACAAACGGATCGGAATTCCTTCATGGAGGTTCGTTCGGAATTGAAGGGAGTATCATAACGACAATATTGCTTTCGATTGCTTCAATTGTTTTATGGAGACAGTTATGGGGGAGAAAAGTGAAGTAAAGAGATTAACTTAATGAAAGTGGGAGAAATTATGGGGATTATAGCGTTTGAGGGAGCGAGTGCGGTTGGTAAAAGTACCACGTGTCGTGAGTTAGAAAAAAATTATGGTGCGTACATTATACCTGAAGTGAATGTATTATTTGAAAGACCAAAAAACGAACATAGAACATGGTATTTTGAAAAACAAGTAGAGCGCTGGAAAATAGCAGTGCAGAAGTCAGAGCAATATGAGTTAGTAATACTTGATGGCGATATTTATCAGCCACTTAGTTATAATTGGTGTTTCCATTTTGATATATTTGATCAGCCATTATCTTTAATAGAAAACTTTTATAAAGAAAAGCTGATCAATAAGGAAATTGGTTTTCCCAATCAATATTTTTACTTATATACAAATGATTAAGAACTGAGAAAACGGAAAGAATCTGACGAGACAAAAAGAAGAAGAAACTTTGAAAAACATTTACATATATCAAAATCGTTTCAACGTTATTATGAAAATTTAAATACCGTTACAGACGGGTACTGCAAAATGATTGAAGCGAAAAGTGTAAAATCGAATGAATTAGAAATTGTAAACAGTTTGAACTGTTTACATGTGTGTGAAGAGAGCCGTTTTGATGTTTCGAGGTTAGATGCGATTACGAAGTGGTTAAAAGAACAACGTGCATAAAAACAACGAGCGCCTTATAAGGCGCTCGTTGTTTCTTTATGTATTATATATTGAATTTAAAATTTGTAAGTTTGCTTTTTCATTTTTTTTAATAGCATTTGTATATTTAGCTAGAAGGAGCTGAGAAGGATAAACGGGTAGTTCCCCACAAATATCGATACCATAGACATTTTTATTCTTAATAAGAGAATGAATACATTTTAAAAGTGTAGAGAGTTTCATTTGCCCTTGATCCCAATTCGTAATAGTTACTTTTGAGTCTAAAACATCTTTATCGATGCTTACATATATAGTGTTTGTATGAATATGCGAAAGTATTGTATGTGTAGATACTTCGTTTGACGTATCTATTGGGAACACTACTACACATGAATAATCATTAGAATGAATTGTTAAAGAAGAAGGTCCAATAATAATTACTTTCTTTAATTTTGGGTTATTTTGAAGAGCGAAAGATACCCATGACCCGCAAGAAATAAGAGTATGTTCATTTTCTCCTTTTAAGTCCATGTCAGTGTGATGATCAAATAAAATAAGGGTAAATGGCTCAACTATTTCTTTTAGTAGTAAATAAGATACATAATGATAATTTCCAGAACCGATAAAAGTGACTCCTTTTTGCTTTCTACGGTTTAACTCCTGTTTTATCCGCATTAAAGAAGGAGGCTCGCAATACAGGTTTGCGTGCTCTAAATGACTAAAATCAATATCTTCATGTGAATAAGAATGAAGTTTATTTTGTAATAAATATGTATCATCAAAGTTTAAAAAAGTTAAACCGCTATACAATAAACTCATATTTATTCATCTCCTTTATATGTAGGCTAGCATATATTTTTATCAATTTAAAACGAAATGCTTAGAGGTGGATTTGTATTTGAAAAAGATGGGGAATTTTTACAGAATAATCTTTCAATTTATAAAGAAAAGAAATATAATATGAGGAAATATATATGTGGTTTAGAAAATAGAAAATATGAAAAGGGATATACGGGAGGAAACAAGTAAGATGAAAACATTATTTAAAATAATAGGTATTATAGCTGGTATGGCAGTAAGCGGCGTAGGTGTAACATATGGTATGCTGTATTATTTGAATAATAGTAAACCAGCTGCGAAAAAGGTATCACCAGCCGCGCCGGCTGCAGAAGTACTAGCTGATAGCAATGTAAAAGCTGAAGATGCAAAGCTTTTAGAAAATGGCAATCATTCATTACCGAATAGTGGTTTTAATAAAAAATTTAAATGGACAGATGAAAATATACAGACAGCATTACATGAAATGGCACATCAAAAAACGAAAGCTGATCAAAAGTGGGGTTATATTTTTATTACACAAGAACGAATTGAAAGTTTGCTTGATATTGTAAAGAGTAATGATCTTGTACAAGGAAATACATATGCAGACATTTTAGAGAGGTGGAAACAAGGGAAATATGAAAAGATGGACGCGGATCACAATAAGATTTGGAAACTACAAAGCGGGAATTTAGGCGAAGGTAAAGGAGTAATGTCAGAAGCGGAACAAAAAGAATTAATTAATCAAGTGTTTATGCAAAAAGGTACATATTCAGGAAGTAAATTAATTGCAGGTGGAGGACAGACTAATAAATAAGATAATGTTGGAGGAGAGTAATTGCTTTTTAGGCAGTTACTCTTTTTTGTGTGCACTTTTTAGTTTTTCTCTAGTAAGGAAAGAAACGATTGTAAAACGGGTGAAATCCATCTAGATTTATGATAGATTACATGGCTTTGAATAACTGCTGGTGTTTCAATAGGCTGAAAATAGAGTTGCTCTTTTTCACAACTTTCTTGTACAACGATGTAAGGAAGAATTGAAATTCCTAACTCACACATGACAGATTGTTTAATGACTTCAACATTGGAAGTTTCAAAGGTTTTAGCTGGAATATTTCCGCTTTGACGTAAAAACCGATCTACCATCGGTCTATAGCCGCAGCTTTGTTCTGTAAAGATAAATTGTGTATCATTTAGTAAACAAAATGGATTAGAGTGTGTAGCGTAATGGGGAGGTAAAATCCACCCAAATGCCTCATTACAAAAAGTACGCGTAATAAAATCATTATGTTCCATACTTTCTCCAATTATGAAAATAACATCTGATTCTCCTTCACGTAGCTTATTCATTGCTTGTTCGTTTGTAGTTGTTTCCAGTACGATATTTACTTTCGGATTCTCCTGTTTGTACATACGTAATAATTGTGGTAATCGGTACACGGCTAATGATTCGTTAGATGTAATCGTTAATGTTCCCTCTAAATTATCACCATTTTGAGGGATTTCTTGCGCTTTTTCATAAATAGCTAGTAATTCTAGAGCATAAGGATGAAATTGATGACCTGCTTTTGTAAGAAGTACTTTTTTCCCTAATCGATCAAAAAGAGGGAGGTGTAAATCGTTTTCTAATGCTTTCATATGCGCTGTTACAGTAGATTGCGCATAACCTAACGCATGAGCTGCTTTAGAAAAATTACCATACTTAACGATGGCACAAAAAGTTTTAACATGTCTCATTTCCATAAGCGATCCCTCTTTTATTATCATGATTTGTGAATGATTATATCACGTATTTCAATTTTCCAAATGATTAAATTCTTTATAAAATGAAATTATAGAAATATTCATTTAAGTTATATTGGAGGAGAAATGATGATCAAAAAGGGCTATCATGTAGCTGTAGTTGGTGCTACAGGTGCAGTAGGACAGAAAATTATTGAACTGTTAGAAAAAGAAACTAAATTTAATATAGTTGAAGTGACATTACTTTCGTCAAAACGATCCGCTGGCAAGGTAGTTCAATTCAAAGGACGAGAGATAATAATACAAGAGGCAAAAGCAACTAGCTTTGAAGGGGTAGATATTGCCTTTTTTAGTGCAGGAGGAGAAGTTTCTAAACGATTTGTTAATCATGCAGTGTCTAGTGGTGCAATCGTAATTGACAATACGAGTGAATACCGAATGGCGCGCGATGTACCACTCGTTGTTCCAGAAGTAAATCCGCACACATTAAAGGAGCATAACGGTATCATAGCAGTTCCGAATTGTTCAGCATTACAGATGGTAACAGCTCTTCAGCCAATACGAAAATCATTTGGTTTAGAACGAATTATCGTTTCAACGTATCAAGCTGTATCAGGATCAGGAATTCATGCAATTCAAGAATTAAAAGAACAGGCTAAGTCAATGCTTGCAGCTGAAGAGTTTAAGAGCACGATATTACCTGTGAAAAAAGATAAAAAGCATTATCCAATTGCGTTTAATGTACTGCCACAAGTAGATATATTTACAGATAATGATTATACATTTGAAGAAGTAAAAATGATTCAAGAAACGAAGAAAATTTTGGAGGATCAAAACTTGAAAATGGCAGCAACTTGTGTGCGTGTTCCAGTTGTTTCAGGACATTCAGAATCTGTTTATATTGAGCTTGAAAAAGAAGCGACCGTTGCAGAAATAAGAGAAGTACTGCTAGATGCACCAGGTGTTATATTACAAGATAATCCTAATGAACAGCTGTATCCAATGCCGTTATATGCAGAAGGGAAAATAGGCACATTTGTCGGGAGAATTAGAAAAGATCCTGATACGCCAAAAGGGTTCCATCTTTGGATTGTTTCCGATAATTTATTAAAAGGTGCTGCTTGGAACTCAGTTCAAATTGCAGAAACGTTGGTAGAGGAAGGGATTATATAGTAAATTAAAAAGCTAGGAAACTGTAAATAACAACAGTTTTCTAGTTTTTAATCTATAACTGTTTTTTATTCAATCCAAATTTGATTTGAAAGACAGTAAAAAACATCAAGAATGAATAAAGTCCTTTTAGTATGATATGGATATAATCAATGCGAGGGGGAAATGTGATGTATGAAGTAAAGGGGTATTTTTCATCATTAAAAGGAAGTTATTATGATATCGGAAAGCAACAAGGAGAGTTTGTGAAAAATCATCTGTATCTTATTCCGCAATTCATACAACAAGAACATATAGTATCAGATAACTATTGGACAGAATCTAGAAATATATTAAATCAATATTGTCCTGGAATTAATGAAGAAATTGAAGGTTTTTGTGAAGTATTGAAAATTCCTGCTAAACATATGATGTATTATTATCAAACATTATTAAAAGCAGGATGTAGTCATTGTGTCGTGTTACCTAAAAAAACAGATTCAAAGCACACATATGTACTAAGAAATTATGATTTGTCTCCAAAAATAGATGATATGCGTTTTTGCTCAACACATGTTGAAGGTGCATATGTGCATAGTGGCTTTTCTACTCAATATTTCGGACGAACAGAAGGAGTTAATGAGCATGGGTTATCTGTTACATTTTCAGCGTGCGGTCAACCAGTAGGAAATATTGAAGGTTTACGAAAACCAGTGTTAAGTGGCTTACAATGTTTTGCAGTAATACGAGTATTATTGGAGAAATGTAAAAATGTGCAGGAGGCGAAATTACTAATAGATGAAATGCCAATTGCAAGTAATATTAATCTAATTGTAGCGGATCCTTTAGACGTAGCAAGAATTGAAATATTTGACGGGTATAAATCCATAACCACAATCGATGAGGAAAACCAAGATTTTATCGTATCAACAAACCATGCGATTAGTTTACCTATTCAAAAATTGAATAATAGAAGATTAGAACAATCAACAAACAGATATCACACATTGTATGAATATTTAAATCAAAATGAGCTAGTGAGTATGGAGTCTTTAAAAGGATTAGTAGAAAAAGAGTATCCTACTGGGCTGACAGTACACAATTATGAAGAATGGTTTGGAACTTTGCATTCTGTCTTATTTGATTTACATAATCGTACAATGAATATTTGCTTCGGTTCTCCACTTTTAAACGACTGGTACTCATTGAAAGTTGGAGAACGTCTTCCGTTTTCTAAGGCGAATGTGAACTTTAAAAATAAAACGTATGCTGACTTTTGGAGAGAAGAGCGTTATTAATTGATTTCAAAAAGAGCAATGGGGTAATATGGTAATAGTGAGGCCTACATACGGGAGGGAATGCCATTGCTAGAAGTTATGTTACCGATTGTTCTTATCTTATTTGTTGCCGTTTCAATGTATATTACTTATGAAAAAAGAAAAAAAGCAGGGGTAAAAGGATTGAAGAGTGCGTTAACTTCAATTTGTTTCTTTACACTAGCAATCTTGAATTTGTTTGCATATTGGTTTACCTTTGGCGGGATTTTTATTTGATTCATTTCAATTGTTTTATTGCTAGTTGGAGCATATTTTACGAAATATATTCCAATATCTAAAAAGGTACATTGAAGTTTATATGAATCTTAATATAATGTTATATTTTGTTTTGAAAAGAGATGATTCTACTAAGTCGTTGTGAAACGGGTTCATAGGATAATCTCTTTTGTTCGTTTAGCTTTGTAAAGAATGCACCGTTCTTTTTAGTTGCTCAATAAACTCTCGAGTTGCAGCACACATATATTTATCTTTTCTATAAATAAGTCCTATTTCTATTGTTGGAGTAGGATTTTCTACTTTAATAGCTCGAATGTTTTTATTTTGTAAAAAGTCTATATATGGTTTTGGTAACACTGTAATTCCCATTCCTTTTGAAACCATGTGGATTAAAGATTCCATCGTACTAATTTCTAAAATTGCTTTTGGTTTAAAGTTGAATTTTTGACAATGAGATGTAAATAGTTCGGTTAAAAAGAAATTTTTAGGTAAAAGAATGAAAGGGTAGTTCTGTAATTCAGCAATAGAT
This Bacillus paramycoides DNA region includes the following protein-coding sequences:
- a CDS encoding protoporphyrinogen oxidase, whose product is MKTVVVIGGGITGLSTMFYLEKFKKDNNIELNLILVEKEEYLGGKIHSVEEKDFIMESGADSIVARNEHVMPLVKDLNLEEEMVYNETGISYIYSDNTLHPIPSDTIFGIPMSVQSLFSSTLVSTKGKIVALKDFITKNKEFTKDTSLAVFLESFLGKELVERQIAPVLSGVYSGKLNELTMASTLPYLLDYKNKYGSIIKGFEENKKQFQSVGNKKFVSFKGGLSTIIDRLEEVLTETVVKKGAITTAVRKQGDRYEISFANHESIQADYVVVAAPHDIAENLLQSNELNEQFHTFKNSSLISIYLGFDILDEQLPADGTGFIVTENSDLHCDACTWTSRKWKHTSGKQKLLVRMFYKSTNPVYETIKNYSEEELVRVALYDIEKSLGIKGEPEVVEVTNWKDLMPKYHLEHNQAVQTLQDKMSDFYPNVYLAGASYYGVGIGACIGNGKNTANEIIATLNEPSK
- a CDS encoding GNAT family N-acetyltransferase; amino-acid sequence: MAFPILETERLRLVEIEQSYCQKIYEIFSLDEVTCYYGMNSFTEFGQASRMIESFSKNYFEKKAIRWGIVLKETNTLVGTIGLNNLQLWSKRSEIGYDLHPRYWGNGYASEAAREIIHYGFQDLGLFRIGAITYPENVTSCKMLSKIGFHKEGLLRGYIHQGNKQHDALLYSIVRTDVEEINL
- a CDS encoding cold-shock protein, with the translated sequence MYRNRKNDVAEVPPEQTPVWECEAEDCLGWMRKNFSFEEEPKCPLCKSSMKSGERLLPKLG
- the cspD gene encoding cold-shock protein CspD, translating into MTLTGKVKWFNSEKGFGFIEVEGGNDVFVHFSAITGDGFKSLDEGQEVSFEVEDGNRGPQAKNVVKL
- a CDS encoding CPBP family intramembrane glutamic endopeptidase, yielding MQFTQFKIIEAAKEGRRKVHPVFAVILAIVFLTLGELFMLFMLFLPKAKTLLMKAIYSDIEMILTFGGAIFFVFLWIRFVEKRSISSIGFWRNEWIRKYLKGALLGFVFISIPVLLLLITGNVQLEMQRITPTAILGIAGSLVAFLIQGATEEIVVRGWLFPVLSVRSRIWIGIVVTSFLFGFLHLLNPGITILSISNIILVGVFAAFYVLKDSSLWGICAWHSIWNWAQYNVFGFAVSGMAMYSTPLFKPVTNGSEFLHGGSFGIEGSIITTILLSIASIVLWRQLWGRKVK
- a CDS encoding arginase family protein encodes the protein MSLLYSGLTFLNFDDTYLLQNKLHSYSHEDIDFSHLEHANLYCEPPSLMRIKQELNRRKQKGVTFIGSGNYHYVSYLLLKEIVEPFTLILFDHHTDMDLKGENEHTLISCGSWVSFALQNNPKLKKVIIIGPSSLTIHSNDYSCVVVFPIDTSNEVSTHTILSHIHTNTIYVSIDKDVLDSKVTITNWDQGQMKLSTLLKCIHSLIKNKNVYGIDICGELPVYPSQLLLAKYTNAIKKNEKANLQILNSIYNT
- a CDS encoding PRK06770 family protein; translated protein: MKTLFKIIGIIAGMAVSGVGVTYGMLYYLNNSKPAAKKVSPAAPAAEVLADSNVKAEDAKLLENGNHSLPNSGFNKKFKWTDENIQTALHEMAHQKTKADQKWGYIFITQERIESLLDIVKSNDLVQGNTYADILERWKQGKYEKMDADHNKIWKLQSGNLGEGKGVMSEAEQKELINQVFMQKGTYSGSKLIAGGGQTNK
- a CDS encoding LysR family transcriptional regulator — translated: MIIKEGSLMEMRHVKTFCAIVKYGNFSKAAHALGYAQSTVTAHMKALENDLHLPLFDRLGKKVLLTKAGHQFHPYALELLAIYEKAQEIPQNGDNLEGTLTITSNESLAVYRLPQLLRMYKQENPKVNIVLETTTNEQAMNKLREGESDVIFIIGESMEHNDFITRTFCNEAFGWILPPHYATHSNPFCLLNDTQFIFTEQSCGYRPMVDRFLRQSGNIPAKTFETSNVEVIKQSVMCELGISILPYIVVQESCEKEQLYFQPIETPAVIQSHVIYHKSRWISPVLQSFLSLLEKN
- a CDS encoding aspartate-semialdehyde dehydrogenase, coding for MIKKGYHVAVVGATGAVGQKIIELLEKETKFNIVEVTLLSSKRSAGKVVQFKGREIIIQEAKATSFEGVDIAFFSAGGEVSKRFVNHAVSSGAIVIDNTSEYRMARDVPLVVPEVNPHTLKEHNGIIAVPNCSALQMVTALQPIRKSFGLERIIVSTYQAVSGSGIHAIQELKEQAKSMLAAEEFKSTILPVKKDKKHYPIAFNVLPQVDIFTDNDYTFEEVKMIQETKKILEDQNLKMAATCVRVPVVSGHSESVYIELEKEATVAEIREVLLDAPGVILQDNPNEQLYPMPLYAEGKIGTFVGRIRKDPDTPKGFHLWIVSDNLLKGAAWNSVQIAETLVEEGII
- a CDS encoding C45 family peptidase — its product is MYEVKGYFSSLKGSYYDIGKQQGEFVKNHLYLIPQFIQQEHIVSDNYWTESRNILNQYCPGINEEIEGFCEVLKIPAKHMMYYYQTLLKAGCSHCVVLPKKTDSKHTYVLRNYDLSPKIDDMRFCSTHVEGAYVHSGFSTQYFGRTEGVNEHGLSVTFSACGQPVGNIEGLRKPVLSGLQCFAVIRVLLEKCKNVQEAKLLIDEMPIASNINLIVADPLDVARIEIFDGYKSITTIDEENQDFIVSTNHAISLPIQKLNNRRLEQSTNRYHTLYEYLNQNELVSMESLKGLVEKEYPTGLTVHNYEEWFGTLHSVLFDLHNRTMNICFGSPLLNDWYSLKVGERLPFSKANVNFKNKTYADFWREERY